A single genomic interval of Ovis aries strain OAR_USU_Benz2616 breed Rambouillet chromosome 9, ARS-UI_Ramb_v3.0, whole genome shotgun sequence harbors:
- the LOC101114368 gene encoding solute carrier family 7 member 13-like has translation MQLLRAIGFFRGNILILSATIGAGIFVSPKGVLKYSSLNVAVSLSIWAACAVLTLVSALSHAELGTTFPISGAQYYFLKRSLGASVAFLNLWIKLFTHPLRLATESLLLSTYTIQPFYTGCPAPELPKRCLALAVLWSLGLLNARGVQTVAWLQTVSTLAKMTVLCFICLTGIVLLGMGEKENVARFENALDAELPDVSQIAEAFLQGLFAYSGTSILNSMAGEIKNPGENIPKSLMTGIPMVAVVYLLANVSYLAVLTPKEIVSADAVALTWTDKIMPSMQWAISFGISTSVFSSMCCTVLSASRMIYTASREGQLPLIFSMLNSHSCPTTAVTQIIILTSIVIITSDLINLIRYSGLALWFLRGLHMIGLLKLRYQEPNLPRPYKVPLPFIFGSIAISLFLILTPLIKTPKMEHVYGLIFIISGLLCYWIHVHLNQHSVYFVKVTCYLQLLFNVSPPEDHISTEKRDLKEIFL, from the exons ATGCAGCTCCTAAGGGCAATAGGATTCTTCCGAGGAAACATTTTAATCTTAAGCGCCACAATAGGGGCAGGAATCTTTGTGTCTCCAAAAGGGGTATTAAAATATTCCTCACTGAATGTGGCTGTCTCCCTGAGTATCTGGGCGGCTTGTGCGGTGCTGACTTTGGTCTCCGCTCTCAGCCACGCAGAGCTGGGGACGACCTTCCCTATAAGTGGGGCACAGTATTATTTCCTCAAAAGATCTCTTGGAGCCTCCGTTGCTTTCCTCAATCTTTGGATCAAACTATTTACTCATCCCTTAAGGCTAGCTACTGAAAGCTTGTTATTATCTACCTATACAATTCAGCCTTTCTACACCGGGTGCCCAGCTCCAGAGCTACCAAAAAGGTGTCTAGCATTGGCTGTTTTGTGGTCTTTGGGACTTCTAAATGCTCGAGGGGTGCAAACTGTGGCTTGGCTTCAAACCGTCAGTACTTTGGCGAAGATGACTGTCCTCTGCTTCATTTGCCTCACTGGGATCGTGCTGTTAGGGAtgggggaaaaggaaaatgtgGCCAGGTTCGAGAACGCTTTGGACGCTGAGCTTCCTGACGTCTCACAGATTGCAGAAGCCTTCCTACAAGGATTATTTGCGTATTCTGGCACGTCGATCCTGAACAGCATGGCAG gAGAGATAAAAAATCCTGGTGAGAACATTCCCAAATCTCTGATGACTGGCATTCCTATGGTGGCTGTGGTTTATTTACTGGCTAACGTATCCTACCTGGCAGTTTTGACTCCCAAGGAAATCGTCTCTGCAG ATGCCGTTGCTCTCACCTGGACGGACAAAATAATGCCTTCTATGCAATGGGCCATTTCttttggaatttcaacttcagtatTTAGCTCCATGTGCTGCACAGTGCTTTCAGCGTCAAGGATGATCTACACAGCAAGCCGAGAAGGACAGCTGCCGTTGATCTTCTCGATGCTCAATAGCCACTCCTGTCCAACCACGGCTGTTACCCAGATAATCATCTTAACTTCCATTGTTATTATAACCTCAGACTTAATCAATTTAATAAGATATTCAGGGCTAGCATTATGGTTTTTGAGAGGGCTACATATGATAGGTTTACTTAAACTAAGGTACCAGGAACCCAACCTACCTAGACCTTACAAG gtGCCTTTGCCATTTATATTTGGATCCATAGCTATatctttgtttctgattttgaCGCCATTGATTAAAACTCCTAAAATGGAGCATGTTTATGGGCTTATCTTTATAATCAGTGGACTCTTGTGTTACTGGATTCACGTTCATCTTAATCAACATTCTGTGTATTTTGTCAAAGTCACCTGTTATTTACAATTACTGTTTAATGTTTCACCACCTGAAGACCACATTTCAACAGAAAAACGTGATCTTAAAGAAATCTTCTTGTAA